One window from the genome of Salvia miltiorrhiza cultivar Shanhuang (shh) chromosome 7, IMPLAD_Smil_shh, whole genome shotgun sequence encodes:
- the LOC130994942 gene encoding NADH dehydrogenase [ubiquinone] iron-sulfur protein 7, mitochondrial, whose translation MAQLARNAARLLPQTAPFHHRAALASIHTTTPSLAAAASSSSSTPTPYTPSLPPSGSSPPGMSKAAEFVISKVDDVMNYVRRGSIWPMTFGLACCAVEMMHTGAARYDLDRFGIIFRPSPRQSDCMIVAGTLTNKMAPALRKVYDQMPEPRWVISMGSCANGGGYYHYSYSVVRGCDRIVPVDIYVPGCPPTAEALLYGLLQLQKKINRRRDFYHWWTK comes from the exons ATGGCTCAGCTAGCCAGAAATGCAGCTCGTCTACTCCCTCAAACGGCGCCGTTTCACCACCGGGCCGCCCTCGCTTCGATCCACACCACCACCCCCtccctcgccgccgccgcttcctcctcctcctccacgcCGACGCCCTACACGCCCTCCCTCCCGCCGTCGGGCTCCTCGCCGCCGGGGATGTCCAAGGCGGCGGAGTTCGTGATCTCGAAGGTCGACGATGTCATGAACTACGTCCGCCGCGGCTCCATCTGGCCGATGACGTTCGGGCTGGCCTGCTGCGCCGTGGAGATGATGCACACCGGCGCCGCGCGCTACGATTTGGATCGCTTCGGGATTATCTTCCGGCCGAGCCCGCGGCAGTCCGATTGCATGATTGTCGCCGGAACCCTCACGAATAAGATGGCCCCTGCGCTCCGCAA AGTCTATGACCAGATGCCTGAGCCACGGTGGGTAATCTCTATGGGAAGCTGCGCAAACGGCGGTGGTTACTACCACTACTCGTATTCTGTTGTCCGAGGTTGTGATAGGATTGTCCCCGTTGACATCTACGTACCTGGCTGCCCACCCACTGCCGAGGCACTCCTCTATGGACTACTCCAGCTGCAGAAGAAGATCAATAGGCGTAGAGATTTCTATCACTGGTGGACCAAATAA
- the LOC130994902 gene encoding protein NDL2-like isoform X2 encodes MTESSDSVSVDMEPLLLAGKEHIVKTSYGSLSVAVFGDWDKPALITYPDLALNYVSCFQGLFSCPEAFSLLLQNFCIYHISPPGHEIGAAVAGKDEPSLSVDDLANQIAEILDYFRVGKVMCLGVTAGAYILTLFAIKYPKRVMGLILVSPLCKAPSWKEWLSNKVISNLLYMCGMCGLAKEVLLMRYFSKEVRTSADALESDIIRSCRRLLGERQSSNVHRFLEAINRRRDITQGLRKLQCRSLIFVGENSPFHHEALHTMSKLDRRLSALVEVQACGSVVTEEQPDAMLVPLEYFLLGYGFCRPSQFSVSPRSPLSPTSISPELFSPESMGLKLKPIKTRIQKEV; translated from the exons atGACGGAGTCCAGTGATTCCGTCTCAGTGGATATGGAGCCCCTTCTTCTCGCCGGGAAG GAGCATATTGTGAAAACTAGCTATGGTTCTTTGTCGGTGGCTGTTTTTGGAGACTGGGACAAGCCTGCCCTAATTACTTACCCCGATTTAGCTTTAAACT ACGTGTCTTGTTTCCAAGGTCTCTTTTCTTGTCCAGAAGCATTTTCTCTTCTTCTCCAGAACTTCTGTATCTATCACATAAGTCCTCCTGGGCATGAG ATAGGAGCTGCAGTGGCTGGGAAGGATGAACCTTCATTATCTGTTGATGACTTGGCTAATCAGATTGCTGAAATCCTCGACTACTTTAG AGTTGGTAAGGTTATGTGCCTGGGCGTGACAGCTGGAGCTTATATACTTACCTTGTTTGCT ATAAAGTACCCAAAACGAGTAATGGGTTTGATTCTTGTTTCTCCTCTATGCAAAGCACCATCGTGGAAAGAGTGGCTATCCAATAAG GTGATATCGAACTTGCTATACATGTGTGGCATGTGTGGTTTGGCAAAGGAGGTGTTGCTTATGCGTTACTTCAGCAAG GAAGTTCGCACCAGTGCTGATGCACTAGAATCAGACATCATTCGATCGTGTAGAAGA CTCTTGGGAGAGAGGCAGAGCTCAAATGTTCATCGGTTTCTTGAAGCTATCAATAG GAGACGGGATATCACACAAGGCTTGAGGAAACTACAGTGTCGATCCTTGATTTTTGTCGGAGAAAACTCTCCTTTCCACCACGAGGCTCTCCACACGATGTCGAAGCTAGACAGGAGATTAAGCGCGTTGGTTGAG GTTCAAGCATGCGGATCGGTGGTCACAGAAGAACAACCAGATGCAATGCTGGTTCCTCTGGAATACTTCCTCCTCGGCTACGGCTTCTGCAGGCCATCCCAATTCAGTGTAAGCCCGAGAAGCCCGTTGAGCCCGACTAGCATCTCGCCCGAGCTTTTCTCACCGGAAAGCATGGGGTTGAAGTTGAAGCCAATCAAAACCAGAATCCAGAAAGAAGTATGA
- the LOC130994902 gene encoding protein NDL2-like isoform X1 yields the protein MTESSDSVSVDMEPLLLAGKEHIVKTSYGSLSVAVFGDWDKPALITYPDLALNYVSCFQGLFSCPEAFSLLLQNFCIYHISPPGHEVRALITRLLIGAAVAGKDEPSLSVDDLANQIAEILDYFRVGKVMCLGVTAGAYILTLFAIKYPKRVMGLILVSPLCKAPSWKEWLSNKVISNLLYMCGMCGLAKEVLLMRYFSKEVRTSADALESDIIRSCRRLLGERQSSNVHRFLEAINRRRDITQGLRKLQCRSLIFVGENSPFHHEALHTMSKLDRRLSALVEVQACGSVVTEEQPDAMLVPLEYFLLGYGFCRPSQFSVSPRSPLSPTSISPELFSPESMGLKLKPIKTRIQKEV from the exons atGACGGAGTCCAGTGATTCCGTCTCAGTGGATATGGAGCCCCTTCTTCTCGCCGGGAAG GAGCATATTGTGAAAACTAGCTATGGTTCTTTGTCGGTGGCTGTTTTTGGAGACTGGGACAAGCCTGCCCTAATTACTTACCCCGATTTAGCTTTAAACT ACGTGTCTTGTTTCCAAGGTCTCTTTTCTTGTCCAGAAGCATTTTCTCTTCTTCTCCAGAACTTCTGTATCTATCACATAAGTCCTCCTGGGCATGAGGTCCGTGCCTTGATTACTCGACTACTG ATAGGAGCTGCAGTGGCTGGGAAGGATGAACCTTCATTATCTGTTGATGACTTGGCTAATCAGATTGCTGAAATCCTCGACTACTTTAG AGTTGGTAAGGTTATGTGCCTGGGCGTGACAGCTGGAGCTTATATACTTACCTTGTTTGCT ATAAAGTACCCAAAACGAGTAATGGGTTTGATTCTTGTTTCTCCTCTATGCAAAGCACCATCGTGGAAAGAGTGGCTATCCAATAAG GTGATATCGAACTTGCTATACATGTGTGGCATGTGTGGTTTGGCAAAGGAGGTGTTGCTTATGCGTTACTTCAGCAAG GAAGTTCGCACCAGTGCTGATGCACTAGAATCAGACATCATTCGATCGTGTAGAAGA CTCTTGGGAGAGAGGCAGAGCTCAAATGTTCATCGGTTTCTTGAAGCTATCAATAG GAGACGGGATATCACACAAGGCTTGAGGAAACTACAGTGTCGATCCTTGATTTTTGTCGGAGAAAACTCTCCTTTCCACCACGAGGCTCTCCACACGATGTCGAAGCTAGACAGGAGATTAAGCGCGTTGGTTGAG GTTCAAGCATGCGGATCGGTGGTCACAGAAGAACAACCAGATGCAATGCTGGTTCCTCTGGAATACTTCCTCCTCGGCTACGGCTTCTGCAGGCCATCCCAATTCAGTGTAAGCCCGAGAAGCCCGTTGAGCCCGACTAGCATCTCGCCCGAGCTTTTCTCACCGGAAAGCATGGGGTTGAAGTTGAAGCCAATCAAAACCAGAATCCAGAAAGAAGTATGA
- the LOC130994863 gene encoding homeobox protein ATH1-like gives MQTDETLGDHILNGFVLPPTHLVGDAMNKFAGQLTSRVATASDAFCGNIQSVNGAVSFSSFPQINLFEGADRFLEAIPLPNASIGTFPYASIENHQENTRHSAAMNGLDVVSPSLETMLHGYGGLPFPPELIGRVVGRASLPPPGQPARSCHSREWPVMEQVGFGSHSHESSQYSNELSLSLVTSRPSALHGHSTPQEQCSEMSCSNGVTSCYSLPEHTSCSSKNPSSGFKPLQLPPMLSGSRFLEAMQEILAEIACYALESNEDVGANVSFSSIGSSNGIEGDHMFVFQKQETTLEAKRKHLLALLQMVDDQYSQCLDEIHTVTSAFHAVTELEPNLHARFVLPTISFMYKSLRERISSHILAIGAHLKEGETRENKSFEACFIQKQWALQQLSKRDHQLWRPQRGLPETSVSVLRTWMFQNFLHPYPKDSEKHLLALKSGLTRNQVSNWFINARVRLWKPMIEEMCAEMNRRKARKEDEEMEGNHRNQMRFETRRFTRD, from the exons ATGCAAACAGATGAAACTCTTGGAGATCATATACTCAACGGATTCGTGCTGCCTCCGACTCACTTAGTCGGAGACGCCATGAACAAGTTTGCTGGCCAGCTAACGAGTCGAGTTGCCACAGCTAGCGATGCTTTCTGTGGCAATATCCAATCAGTAAACGGGGCCGTGAGCTTCTCCTCATTCCCCCAAATTAACCTGTTTGAAGGGGCTGATCGGTTTCTGGAGGCCATTCCTCTCCCTAATGCATCCATTGGCACCTTCCCTTATGCCTCAATTGAGAATCATCAAGAAAACACGAGACATAGCGCTGCCATGAACGGCCTAGATGTCGTTAGTCCCTCGCTCGAGACAATGCTCCATGGCTACGGAGGCCTACCCTTCCCTCCTGAGCTCATTGGGAGGGTGGTTGGAAGGGCTAGCCTTCCACCACCGGGCCAACCAGCTCGTAGCTGCCACTCGAGGGAATGGCCAGTGATGGAGCAAGTAGGCTTCGGCTCCCACAGTCACGAGTCGTCTCAGTATAGTAACGAGCTGTCTCTGAGCCTCGTGACATCACGGCCATCCGCTCTACACGGGCACTCTACACCGCAGGAGCAATGCTCGGAGATGAGCTGCTCCAATGGTGTGACTAGCTGCTACTCATTGCCCGAGCATACTTCTTGCAGCAGCAAGAACCCCTCGTCGGGATTCAAGCCGCTCCAACTCCCACCGATGCTGTCGGGATCAAGGTTCCTCGAGGCCATGCAAGAAATACTTGCTGAAATCGCTTGCTATGCACTAGAGAGCAATGAAGATGTTGGAGCGAACGTCTCATTTTCTTCAATCGGATCCTCCAACGGGATTGAAGGGGATCACATGTTCGTGTTTCAAAAGCAAGAGACAACCCTAGAAGCAAAGAGAAAGCATCTCCTAGCTCTACTGCAAATG GTTGATGATCAGTATAGTCAATGCCTAGACGAGATCCACACGGTCACCTCTGCATTCCATGCTGTGACGGAGCTAGAACCTAATCTGCACGCTCGTTTTGTTCTCCCCACAATCTCATTTATGTACAAGAGCCTCCGGGAGAGGATCAGCAGCCACATTCTTGCAATCGGAGCTCATCTCAAAGAGGGAGAAACACGAGAGAACAAGTCATTTGAGGCATGCTTCATCCAGAAGCAGTGGGCTCTGCAGCAGCTAAGCAAGAGAGATCATCAACTATGGAGGCCTCAACGAGGCCTCCCCGAAACATCTGTGTCCGTTTTGAGGACATGGATGTTTCAGAATTTCCTACACCC GTATCCTAAGGACTCGGAGAAGCACTTGTTAGCTTTGAAAAGTGGCCTGACTAGGAATCAG GTGTCGAACTGGTTTATAAACGCTCGTGTCCGACTATGGAAGCCGATGATCGAGGAAATGTGTGCAGAAATGAACAGAAGAAAAGCTCGGAAGGAAGATGAAGAAATGGAAGGCAATCACAGAAACCAAATGCGCTTTGAAACTAGGAGATTTACAAGAGATTGA